From a single Rhizobium lusitanum genomic region:
- a CDS encoding pyridoxine 5'-phosphate synthase has translation MPAKLSVNLNAIAMLRNRRDLPWPSVTGLGRIALAAGASGLTVHPRPDQRHIRFSDLPEIRALIDDEFPEAEFNIEGYPSDEFFDLCASVEPEQVTLVPDDPSQATSDHGWDFRKNHNLLADVIVQYKKIGCRVSLFADGDGDAEAMQIAKAIGADRIELYTGPYGGCYDAPERASVILDGLGKTADAAIANGLAVNAGHDLTVANLPALLKRIPALAEASIGHGLTADALEYGMAETVRRFCRACGQAV, from the coding sequence ATGCCTGCCAAGCTTTCCGTGAACCTCAACGCCATCGCAATGCTGCGCAATCGGCGTGATCTGCCCTGGCCGAGCGTCACAGGGCTCGGACGCATTGCACTGGCCGCCGGCGCCAGTGGCTTGACGGTGCATCCGCGGCCGGATCAGCGGCACATCCGTTTCTCCGATCTGCCCGAGATCCGGGCACTGATCGACGACGAGTTTCCGGAAGCCGAGTTCAATATCGAGGGCTATCCGTCCGATGAGTTTTTCGATCTCTGCGCCTCGGTCGAACCCGAGCAGGTGACGCTGGTGCCCGACGATCCGTCGCAGGCGACTTCCGATCACGGTTGGGATTTCCGCAAAAATCATAACCTGCTTGCCGACGTCATCGTCCAATACAAGAAGATAGGCTGCCGTGTTTCGCTATTCGCCGATGGCGACGGCGACGCGGAAGCCATGCAGATCGCCAAGGCGATCGGCGCAGACCGTATCGAGCTTTACACCGGCCCCTATGGCGGCTGCTACGATGCGCCGGAGCGGGCGTCTGTCATTCTCGATGGTCTCGGCAAGACTGCGGACGCGGCCATCGCCAACGGCCTGGCCGTCAATGCCGGCCATGATCTGACGGTTGCGAATTTGCCGGCGCTGCTCAAGCGCATTCCGGCGCTCGCCGAAGCCTCCATCGGCCATGGGCTGACGGCCGATGCGCTGGAATATGGCATGGCCGAGACGGTGCGGCGGTTCTGCCGGGCTTGCGGGCAGGCGGTTTAA
- a CDS encoding DUF2269 family protein, with product MAEELLRLLHVIGATVLFGTGAGIAFFMVMAHRTGDPKLIAHVAGTVVIADTIFTATAAILQPVTGYLLAQSIGWSLQEGWIALSLLLYVFTGIFWLPVVWIQIRLRNLARTASATGLPLPAAYHRLYRIWFACGFPAFFAVLGIIWLMLNKPAITLF from the coding sequence CTGGCGGAAGAGCTTCTTCGTCTCTTGCATGTCATCGGCGCCACCGTTCTTTTCGGAACCGGCGCGGGCATCGCCTTCTTCATGGTCATGGCGCATCGCACCGGCGATCCCAAACTCATTGCGCATGTCGCCGGAACGGTCGTCATCGCCGATACGATCTTTACCGCAACTGCCGCCATTCTCCAGCCGGTAACCGGCTATCTTCTGGCGCAATCGATCGGCTGGTCGCTTCAGGAGGGATGGATCGCCCTGTCCTTGCTGCTCTACGTTTTCACCGGAATCTTCTGGCTGCCGGTGGTCTGGATACAGATCCGGCTGCGCAATCTCGCCCGCACGGCATCAGCGACGGGATTGCCGCTGCCAGCAGCCTATCATCGGCTCTATCGCATCTGGTTTGCCTGCGGCTTTCCCGCCTTTTTCGCCGTGCTCGGCATAATCTGGCTGATGCTCAACAAGCCGGCGATTACACTATTTTAG
- a CDS encoding ATP-dependent DNA helicase: protein MQFAPQQDEALKAVAKWLKEGRSPLFRLFGYAGTGKTTLARHFAEHVDGEVLFAAFTGKAAQVLRSRGASNAKTIHSLIYRPRGEESVEDEETGKTSMAPMFTINRQSPVAKAALIIVDECSMVDEALGKDLMSFGTPILVLGDPGQLPPISGGGFFTNEEPDYLLTDIHRQARDNPIIQLAMHVREGKEIMHGDYGAAKVISKNEVTQPLVMDADQVLVGTNRTRKRYNQRLRELKGFATEYPQSGDKLVCLRNDPAKGLLNGSLWQVMTSSKETTKPGINLLIRPEDDDMDRGAAKIKLLKQAFEDVEGEIPWATRKRYDEFDYGYALTVHKAQGSQWNNVVLFDESWAFRDTRERWLYTAITRAAETLTIVR, encoded by the coding sequence ATGCAATTCGCGCCGCAACAAGATGAAGCCCTCAAGGCCGTTGCCAAATGGCTGAAAGAGGGGCGCTCGCCGCTGTTCCGTCTGTTCGGCTATGCCGGCACGGGCAAGACAACGCTTGCCCGGCATTTTGCCGAGCATGTCGATGGCGAAGTCCTGTTCGCGGCCTTTACCGGCAAGGCGGCTCAAGTGCTGCGCTCGCGCGGTGCCAGCAATGCCAAGACCATTCATTCACTGATCTATCGTCCGCGCGGCGAAGAATCCGTCGAGGATGAGGAAACCGGCAAGACCTCCATGGCGCCGATGTTCACCATCAATCGGCAGAGCCCGGTCGCCAAGGCGGCGCTGATCATCGTCGACGAATGTTCGATGGTGGACGAGGCGCTCGGCAAGGATCTGATGAGCTTCGGCACGCCGATCCTCGTGCTCGGCGATCCCGGCCAGTTGCCGCCGATCTCGGGAGGCGGCTTCTTCACCAACGAAGAGCCGGACTATCTGCTGACGGATATTCACCGTCAGGCCCGTGACAACCCGATCATCCAGCTCGCCATGCATGTGCGTGAGGGCAAGGAGATCATGCATGGCGACTACGGCGCGGCAAAGGTGATTTCGAAGAACGAGGTCACGCAGCCCTTGGTGATGGATGCGGACCAGGTGCTGGTTGGCACCAACCGCACCCGCAAGCGCTACAATCAGCGTCTGCGCGAACTCAAGGGCTTTGCGACCGAATATCCGCAATCCGGCGACAAGCTGGTGTGCCTGCGTAACGATCCCGCCAAGGGGCTGCTCAACGGCTCGCTCTGGCAGGTGATGACCTCTTCGAAGGAAACGACGAAGCCCGGCATCAACCTGCTTATCCGCCCGGAAGACGACGACATGGATCGGGGCGCGGCGAAGATCAAGCTTCTGAAGCAGGCCTTCGAGGATGTCGAGGGCGAGATTCCCTGGGCGACGCGCAAGCGCTATGATGAGTTCGATTACGGCTATGCGCTGACCGTTCATAAGGCGCAGGGTTCGCAGTGGAACAATGTGGTGCTGTTCGATGAGAGCTGGGCATTTCGCGACACGCGTGAGCGTTGGCTCTATACGGCGATCACGCGCGCCGCCGAGACGTTGACCATCGTCCGCTAG
- the nthB gene encoding nitrile hydratase subunit beta, whose translation MNGPHDLGGQMGFGPVAPEPNEPYFHAEWEKRALGITLSCGAFTAWTIDESRHARESIPPAEYLGASYYEIWTRGIEMLLERHGFATREELQAGHSSQQGTVPKRVLRADMVAGALAKGGPCDRPVETAPHFAVGDRVRTKNFNPTGHTRLPRYARAKTGVVEAVQGSFVFPDDNAHGKGENPQWVYTVVFDALEIWGEGADPSLTISIDAWESYLERV comes from the coding sequence ATGAACGGGCCGCATGATCTCGGCGGGCAGATGGGTTTCGGTCCGGTCGCGCCCGAGCCGAATGAGCCCTATTTCCATGCAGAATGGGAAAAGCGTGCGCTCGGCATCACGCTTTCCTGTGGCGCGTTCACTGCCTGGACCATTGATGAAAGCCGGCACGCGCGGGAAAGTATCCCGCCCGCAGAATACCTTGGCGCCAGCTACTACGAGATCTGGACGCGCGGTATCGAGATGCTGCTGGAAAGGCATGGCTTTGCTACACGCGAGGAATTGCAGGCCGGCCATTCGTCGCAGCAAGGGACGGTGCCGAAACGCGTGCTGAGGGCCGATATGGTTGCCGGCGCTCTCGCCAAAGGCGGTCCCTGCGACCGGCCGGTCGAGACCGCGCCGCATTTTGCGGTTGGTGATCGCGTGCGGACGAAGAACTTTAACCCAACGGGACATACCCGCCTGCCGCGCTATGCCCGCGCCAAGACGGGGGTGGTGGAGGCCGTGCAGGGCTCGTTCGTTTTTCCGGACGATAATGCCCATGGCAAGGGCGAGAACCCGCAATGGGTCTATACGGTCGTCTTCGACGCGCTGGAGATCTGGGGCGAGGGCGCCGATCCTTCGCTCACCATCTCCATCGACGCATGGGAGAGCTATCTTGAGCGCGTGTGA
- the nthA gene encoding nitrile hydratase subunit alpha, whose translation MHDHDDHHHHDHDNHYSDMQARVKALETLLTEKGLIDPLAIDAIVEAYETKVGPRNGALVVAKAWSDPEFTDWLKRDAAAAIASLGFTGRQGEHMRAVFNTPETHNLVVCTLCSCYPWAVLGLPPVWYKAPAYRSRAVIDPRGVLAEFGLTLPEGQKIRVWDSTAELRYLVIPERPDGTEGLDEAALADLVSRDAMIGTAIAKAPEAAI comes from the coding sequence ATGCACGATCATGACGACCATCATCACCATGATCACGACAACCACTATTCCGACATGCAGGCCCGCGTGAAAGCGCTGGAGACGTTGCTGACGGAAAAGGGGTTGATCGATCCCTTGGCGATCGATGCCATCGTGGAGGCCTATGAGACGAAGGTCGGGCCGCGCAACGGGGCGCTGGTGGTGGCCAAAGCCTGGAGCGATCCGGAGTTTACCGACTGGTTGAAGCGCGATGCGGCGGCGGCGATTGCCAGCCTCGGTTTCACGGGCCGGCAGGGCGAGCATATGCGCGCGGTCTTCAATACGCCGGAGACCCATAACCTCGTCGTCTGCACGCTTTGCTCCTGTTATCCCTGGGCGGTGCTTGGCTTGCCGCCGGTCTGGTACAAGGCGCCGGCATACCGCTCCCGCGCAGTCATCGATCCGCGCGGCGTGTTGGCGGAATTCGGCCTGACCCTGCCGGAAGGCCAGAAAATTCGCGTCTGGGATTCGACGGCGGAACTGCGTTATCTCGTCATTCCCGAACGTCCGGATGGCACCGAGGGTTTGGATGAAGCGGCTCTGGCCGATCTCGTCAGCCGCGATGCCATGATCGGTACGGCGATCGCCAAGGCTCCGGAGGCGGCGATATGA
- a CDS encoding TetR/AcrR family transcriptional regulator, which yields MTTDSLDISPKLRGRPREFDMDAALDEALRVFSERGYYAASISELTEAMGLTAGSVYKAFGDKRGVFLATFDRYRKVRRGLMEERLSAAPNGYEKLRALVTFYAESSCGDIGRRGCLVVGSATELALFDEEAANRVAFAFETDERHLVDLIRLGQTDGSVPNHLDAENTARTMHCLMKGMRLIGKTGRTREQMIAVLETAMTLLN from the coding sequence ATGACAACGGACTCACTGGACATTTCGCCGAAACTCCGCGGCCGCCCACGGGAATTCGACATGGACGCAGCCCTCGACGAGGCGCTGCGCGTCTTTTCCGAGCGCGGCTATTACGCTGCGTCGATCAGCGAATTGACCGAGGCCATGGGGCTGACGGCCGGCAGCGTCTATAAGGCGTTCGGGGACAAGCGCGGCGTCTTTCTCGCCACCTTCGACCGCTATCGTAAAGTGCGGCGCGGTCTCATGGAGGAGCGTCTCTCTGCTGCCCCCAACGGCTATGAAAAGCTGCGGGCACTCGTGACCTTCTATGCGGAGTCATCCTGCGGCGACATTGGCCGCAGAGGTTGCCTCGTCGTCGGTAGCGCGACCGAGTTGGCGCTCTTTGACGAGGAAGCTGCCAACCGCGTCGCCTTCGCTTTCGAAACTGACGAACGGCATCTCGTCGACCTGATCCGCCTCGGACAGACGGACGGTTCGGTGCCGAACCATCTCGACGCGGAAAACACCGCCCGTACGATGCATTGCCTGATGAAAGGCATGCGCCTGATCGGTAAGACCGGCCGTACCCGAGAGCAGATGATCGCTGTCCTCGAGACCGCCATGACATTGCTGAACTGA
- a CDS encoding MFS transporter: MPATAAATRESTPLPEKTISPLMTFMFAAACGLVAANLYYGQPLAGPISQALGFTPAATGLIVTLTQIGYGLGLLLIVPLGDLLENRRLVLTLVALAAVALVGAAFAWSPSLFLLASLCIGLASVAVQVLVPFAAHMAPDASRGAVVGNVMSGLLCGIMLARPAASFLSELLSWHAVYIISAGVMIVLAVILRIVLPTRRPHTKLHYGQLLSSMGHLALHTPVLQRRALYQACMFGAFSLFWTTTPLLLASPAFGLTQNGIALFALAGAAGAIASPIAGRLADRGLTKLATGSAMVLAIVAFLIGHVSGSGSLLALITLTLSGIMLDFGVQTNLVVGQRAIYALSAEHRSRLNGLYMATFFGGGAIGSALGGWAYATGGWNLTSWIGVAFPVVALLIFLTERGK; the protein is encoded by the coding sequence ATGCCTGCCACCGCTGCCGCCACGCGGGAGAGCACACCGCTCCCTGAAAAGACCATTTCACCGTTGATGACCTTCATGTTCGCCGCCGCCTGCGGGCTGGTGGCCGCCAATCTCTATTACGGCCAGCCGCTGGCCGGCCCGATCAGCCAGGCGCTCGGCTTCACGCCGGCGGCAACCGGCCTGATCGTGACGCTGACCCAGATCGGTTATGGCCTCGGCCTGCTGCTGATCGTGCCGCTCGGCGATCTCCTGGAAAACCGCCGGCTGGTGCTGACGCTGGTAGCACTGGCGGCCGTGGCGCTCGTCGGCGCCGCCTTTGCATGGTCGCCGTCGCTCTTCCTGCTGGCCTCGCTCTGTATTGGCCTTGCCTCCGTCGCAGTACAGGTACTGGTGCCTTTCGCTGCCCATATGGCGCCGGATGCCAGCCGCGGCGCGGTCGTCGGCAATGTCATGAGCGGTCTGCTCTGTGGCATCATGCTGGCCCGGCCGGCGGCCAGCTTCCTGTCGGAACTGCTCTCCTGGCATGCCGTTTACATTATCTCCGCCGGTGTCATGATCGTCCTTGCCGTCATCCTGCGCATCGTCCTGCCAACCCGCCGTCCACACACCAAGCTGCATTATGGTCAACTGCTCTCGTCGATGGGCCATCTCGCCCTGCATACGCCGGTCTTGCAACGGCGCGCCCTCTATCAGGCCTGCATGTTCGGCGCCTTCAGCCTGTTCTGGACGACGACGCCGCTGCTGCTGGCAAGCCCGGCCTTCGGCTTGACGCAGAACGGCATCGCCCTGTTCGCACTGGCTGGTGCCGCAGGCGCCATCGCTTCGCCGATCGCCGGTCGTCTTGCCGATCGTGGCTTGACGAAGCTCGCCACCGGCTCTGCCATGGTTCTCGCCATCGTCGCCTTCCTCATCGGCCATGTCTCGGGCAGCGGCTCGCTGCTGGCGCTCATCACGCTGACGCTCTCCGGCATCATGCTCGATTTCGGTGTGCAGACCAATCTCGTCGTCGGCCAGCGCGCCATCTACGCTCTCAGCGCCGAACACCGCAGCCGCCTGAATGGGCTCTACATGGCAACATTCTTCGGTGGCGGCGCGATCGGCTCGGCGCTCGGCGGCTGGGCTTATGCCACCGGCGGCTGGAACCTTACCTCGTGGATCGGTGTCGCTTTCCCGGTCGTGGCCTTGCTTATCTTCCTGACCGAACGGGGAAAATGA
- a CDS encoding SDR family oxidoreductase codes for MNILILGATGFIGSVVATRLRADGHVVTGLARNPDRARIKHPSITWIKADLATMTEPSDWLVLLSGHQAVINCAGALQDGLSDDLSATQERAMLALYAAAKQSGTELIVQISARTDGGGREQPFLATKRSADEALAASGLNHVILRPALVIGRNAHGGTALLRALAAMPFILPLIHAQSPIETVSVDDVAATVSKAVAGQFSSGADIDLAGGDVLTLRDLVALHRNWLGLPPAPVVPIPTGLARPVTWAADIAGRFGWRSPLRSTAMAVMSEGVLSRGDAQHRPGQPLATVAEILDANPSGIQDLWSARLYLLKPLMIAGLALFWMPSGIVPLLAPIAASRHFLPFMSSGMATTLTIATCFLDIALGALVLVRPFSRAALYGMLVVTLAYLTGGTLLEPSLWLDPLGPLVKVLPSILLTVATLAVLEER; via the coding sequence ATGAACATTCTGATTCTCGGCGCAACTGGTTTCATTGGCTCCGTGGTCGCGACGCGACTGCGCGCGGACGGGCATGTGGTTACGGGCCTCGCCCGCAATCCCGACCGAGCGCGCATCAAACATCCCTCGATCACTTGGATCAAAGCCGATCTGGCGACGATGACGGAACCTTCCGACTGGCTGGTGCTGCTGAGTGGCCATCAGGCCGTCATCAATTGCGCTGGCGCGCTTCAAGATGGGCTTTCGGACGATCTCTCCGCGACCCAGGAAAGAGCGATGCTCGCCCTCTACGCTGCCGCCAAGCAATCCGGAACTGAGCTTATCGTGCAGATTTCTGCACGCACCGACGGCGGCGGCAGGGAGCAACCGTTCCTGGCAACGAAACGCAGCGCCGACGAAGCACTGGCGGCCAGCGGACTCAACCATGTGATCCTGAGACCCGCACTTGTTATCGGGCGCAACGCGCATGGCGGCACGGCGCTGCTACGCGCGCTTGCCGCCATGCCCTTCATCCTGCCACTCATTCATGCGCAAAGCCCGATCGAAACTGTCTCGGTCGACGACGTCGCGGCGACCGTTTCAAAGGCAGTCGCCGGTCAATTTTCATCCGGCGCAGATATCGATCTCGCCGGTGGTGACGTGTTGACGCTCCGCGATCTGGTCGCTCTTCATCGAAACTGGCTCGGCCTTCCGCCGGCACCAGTCGTGCCGATACCGACCGGTCTGGCAAGACCGGTCACATGGGCGGCGGATATCGCCGGGCGGTTCGGATGGCGTTCGCCGCTCCGCTCAACTGCGATGGCGGTGATGTCCGAAGGCGTTCTGAGCCGCGGGGACGCGCAACACCGTCCCGGCCAGCCTCTGGCAACAGTGGCAGAAATCCTCGATGCCAATCCTTCCGGCATTCAGGATTTGTGGTCCGCCCGCCTCTATCTGCTGAAACCGCTGATGATCGCTGGCCTGGCGCTGTTCTGGATGCCGTCCGGAATTGTGCCATTGCTGGCCCCGATCGCCGCAAGCAGGCATTTCCTGCCCTTCATGTCCTCGGGCATGGCGACGACGTTGACGATCGCCACCTGTTTTCTCGATATTGCCCTCGGCGCGCTCGTGCTGGTGCGGCCTTTCTCACGCGCGGCACTTTACGGAATGCTTGTCGTCACCCTCGCCTATCTCACTGGCGGCACTTTGCTTGAACCATCCCTTTGGCTCGATCCGCTCGGGCCGCTCGTCAAAGTCCTGCCATCGATCCTTTTGACGGTTGCGACGCTCGCGGTATTGGAGGAACGCTGA
- a CDS encoding SDR family oxidoreductase, which produces MSSTLLVTGAAGQLGQRVIHHLLETYKVAPGRIIAATRSPEKLADLAAKGVVTRKADFDDTATLPAAFAGVDRLLIISTDALAVPGLRLKQQTAAVEAAKQAGVKHILYTSMPAPEGSLVSFAPDHLGTENAIKASGIGYTILRDAWYFDNFLMGLPHSLEAGKWYTATGGGRTSNISRDDCALAIAAALASDTTESATYTLTGSTSLTIEDVASVVSKITGRPLEVVQANDEQFAAGLTGAGLPKFVVDMLVSADANTRAGKFDILTNDFNKLTGKEPQTVRAFFEAHKAALLG; this is translated from the coding sequence ATGAGCAGCACCCTTCTCGTCACCGGCGCCGCCGGCCAGCTCGGCCAGCGCGTCATTCATCACCTGTTGGAAACCTACAAGGTTGCGCCCGGCCGCATCATCGCCGCCACCCGCAGCCCCGAGAAGCTCGCCGATCTCGCCGCCAAAGGCGTCGTTACCCGCAAAGCCGATTTCGATGATACCGCTACTCTTCCCGCCGCCTTCGCCGGCGTCGACCGTCTGCTGATCATCAGCACGGACGCGCTCGCAGTTCCCGGTCTGCGCCTGAAGCAGCAGACGGCTGCCGTCGAGGCCGCCAAGCAGGCCGGCGTCAAGCATATCCTTTACACCTCCATGCCCGCCCCGGAGGGTTCGCTCGTCAGCTTCGCTCCCGACCACCTCGGCACCGAAAACGCCATCAAGGCGAGCGGCATCGGCTACACCATCCTGCGCGACGCCTGGTATTTCGACAATTTCCTGATGGGCCTGCCGCATAGCCTCGAAGCCGGCAAATGGTACACCGCGACCGGCGGCGGCCGCACCAGCAACATCAGCCGCGACGACTGCGCACTCGCCATTGCCGCAGCACTCGCCTCCGACACGACGGAAAGCGCAACCTATACCTTGACCGGCTCCACATCCTTGACGATCGAAGATGTTGCATCTGTTGTCAGCAAGATCACCGGCCGTCCGCTTGAGGTCGTGCAGGCAAACGACGAACAATTCGCCGCTGGCCTCACCGGTGCCGGTCTGCCAAAATTCGTGGTCGACATGCTCGTCTCCGCCGACGCCAACACCCGCGCCGGCAAATTCGACATCCTCACCAATGATTTCAACAAGTTGACGGGCAAGGAGCCACAGACAGTGCGCGCCTTCTTCGAGGCGCATAAGGCTGCGCTGCTAGGTTGA
- a CDS encoding nitrile hydratase accessory protein → MSACEVVSPLAQSPQLPKSADGEPVFPEPWAAEAFAMTVHLHEKGLFSWGEWAERLSAELHKPGRAEDGSDYFDCWVAALSGLLVSRGVADAGAILDLQKSWQRAAEATPHGKPILLENDPRR, encoded by the coding sequence TTGAGCGCGTGTGAGGTAGTGTCACCCCTAGCGCAATCGCCGCAACTGCCGAAATCCGCCGATGGCGAGCCGGTCTTTCCCGAGCCCTGGGCGGCGGAGGCGTTTGCCATGACCGTGCATCTGCACGAGAAGGGGCTGTTCAGCTGGGGCGAATGGGCGGAGCGGCTTTCAGCCGAGCTGCACAAACCCGGTCGGGCAGAAGACGGCAGCGACTATTTCGATTGCTGGGTGGCGGCACTTTCTGGTCTGCTAGTCAGTCGTGGTGTCGCCGATGCCGGCGCGATCCTCGATCTGCAGAAAAGCTGGCAGCGCGCTGCGGAGGCAACGCCGCATGGCAAGCCGATCCTGCTGGAAAACGATCCGCGGCGCTGA
- a CDS encoding FAD-dependent oxidoreductase: MRSLKIAIVGAGPAGLAAALFLSRAGHETEIIERFDNPAPVGSALMLQPTGLTVLESLGLGPAIHAAGNRIDRLFGTETKRGRTVLDVRYDALAGGRYGLAVHRAALFDTLYHEVSARRHLVFTGRRVVSSLEEGGQTYLVVEGNERLGPYDLVIDASGARSELVTASPAAPRARNLTYGAFWATLDCPDGLVDERALTQRYDQAKVMIGVLPIGRRQPDVPKQAALFWSLKVADVDEVRRQGLDRWKAAIRGYWPECQPLLDQISDWDQLTLARYAHRTMGTPYNGRTVFVGDAAHSTSPQLGQGANMALLDVAALAHALAGNEDIDTALASYAKARRLHVRLFQLLSLAFTPFYQSDSAALAWFRDRLVATIAKVPPGPQILASIVSGTLVDPFATAGLSECDWLRNVVPQLS; this comes from the coding sequence GTGAGATCCCTGAAAATTGCCATTGTCGGCGCCGGACCCGCCGGGCTTGCCGCTGCCCTGTTTCTGTCGCGTGCCGGCCATGAGACCGAGATTATCGAGCGTTTCGATAATCCCGCGCCGGTCGGATCCGCGCTGATGCTTCAGCCGACCGGGCTGACCGTACTGGAATCGCTCGGCCTTGGCCCCGCCATTCACGCGGCCGGCAATCGCATCGACCGGCTGTTCGGCACCGAGACGAAGCGTGGCCGTACCGTTCTCGACGTGCGCTATGACGCCTTGGCCGGCGGGCGCTATGGGCTCGCGGTTCATCGCGCGGCGCTGTTCGACACGCTTTATCATGAAGTCTCCGCGAGGAGACATCTGGTTTTCACCGGACGGCGGGTGGTCTCTTCGCTGGAAGAGGGCGGTCAAACCTATCTTGTCGTCGAGGGCAATGAGCGGCTGGGACCATATGATCTCGTCATCGACGCCAGCGGCGCGCGTTCCGAACTGGTCACGGCTTCGCCGGCCGCGCCGCGTGCACGCAATCTCACCTACGGTGCCTTCTGGGCGACGCTGGATTGTCCGGATGGATTGGTGGATGAGAGGGCGCTGACGCAGCGCTACGATCAGGCGAAGGTGATGATCGGCGTGCTGCCGATCGGGCGAAGGCAACCGGATGTGCCAAAGCAGGCGGCATTGTTCTGGAGCCTGAAGGTGGCGGATGTCGACGAGGTGCGCCGCCAGGGTCTCGATCGCTGGAAGGCGGCGATCCGCGGCTATTGGCCGGAATGCCAGCCCTTGCTCGATCAAATCAGCGATTGGGATCAGTTGACGCTGGCGCGCTACGCCCATCGGACCATGGGTACACCTTATAACGGCCGCACGGTATTTGTCGGCGATGCCGCGCATTCCACCAGTCCGCAGCTCGGGCAGGGCGCCAATATGGCGTTGCTGGACGTGGCCGCACTTGCGCATGCGCTGGCGGGCAACGAGGATATCGACACGGCACTTGCCTCCTATGCGAAAGCGCGGCGGCTGCATGTGCGGCTGTTCCAGCTGCTGTCGCTGGCGTTCACGCCGTTCTACCAGTCGGATTCGGCAGCTCTTGCCTGGTTCCGCGACCGGCTGGTTGCCACCATCGCCAAGGTGCCGCCGGGACCGCAGATATTGGCCTCGATTGTCTCCGGCACTCTAGTCGATCCCTTTGCGACGGCGGGCCTCAGCGAATGCGATTGGCTGCGGAACGTCGTCCCGCAGCTATCCTGA
- a CDS encoding GNAT family N-acetyltransferase gives MTSTTEIQILPIANDHIEGFHKALDTVARERKYLSLLEAFPLEETRSFVLGMIRDGNPQFVALDGETVVGWCDISRHFFPSHAHGGKLGMGIIPSYRGRGLGQRLIEATLQVARDAGFVRVELSVHADNPRAIALYERVGFVREGISRKSACIDGRYIDTINMAILYE, from the coding sequence ATGACCAGCACGACCGAGATACAGATACTGCCGATTGCCAACGACCATATCGAGGGTTTTCATAAGGCACTCGATACCGTTGCGCGTGAGCGAAAATATCTATCCCTGCTGGAAGCATTTCCTCTGGAGGAAACACGTAGCTTCGTGCTCGGCATGATCAGGGACGGCAATCCGCAATTCGTCGCGCTGGACGGCGAAACGGTGGTCGGGTGGTGCGATATCAGCCGCCATTTTTTCCCTTCGCACGCCCATGGCGGCAAACTCGGCATGGGGATCATTCCCTCCTATCGCGGTCGAGGCCTGGGGCAGCGGCTGATAGAAGCCACACTGCAGGTGGCGCGCGATGCGGGCTTCGTGCGCGTGGAACTCAGCGTGCACGCCGACAATCCCCGTGCCATCGCCCTTTATGAAAGGGTCGGCTTTGTCCGGGAGGGCATATCGCGCAAATCCGCCTGCATAGACGGTCGCTATATCGACACCATCAACATGGCGATCCTCTACGAATAG
- a CDS encoding winged helix-turn-helix transcriptional regulator: MSASAVVNLRSIEAPLRAVDISKLDFTNCPVRDLISQIGGKWSILLLEALAQRPYRFGELRRMVPDISQRMLTQTLRDLQRDGYVGREVFPTKPPSVEYRMTDLGRSLYVPLAPLLNWAEANHEAVRAARVHFDQSQD, from the coding sequence ATGAGCGCCAGCGCCGTCGTCAATCTGCGCAGCATAGAGGCACCGCTGCGTGCCGTCGATATCAGCAAACTCGATTTCACGAATTGCCCCGTGCGGGATCTGATTTCGCAGATCGGCGGCAAGTGGTCGATCCTGCTGCTTGAGGCATTGGCGCAGCGGCCCTATCGCTTCGGCGAACTGCGCCGGATGGTGCCCGATATTTCCCAGCGCATGCTGACCCAGACGCTGCGCGACCTGCAGCGAGATGGCTATGTCGGTCGTGAGGTATTCCCAACCAAGCCGCCGAGCGTCGAATACCGCATGACCGATCTTGGCCGCTCGCTCTACGTGCCGCTGGCGCCGCTTTTGAACTGGGCCGAGGCCAATCATGAAGCGGTGCGCGCCGCGCGCGTCCATTTCGATCAATCGCAGGACTGA